TACCTGGTACGCACGCGTTCCGGTCGAAACGCTTGATAGCTATGGGGGAATCTCTGAGACGCCGGCTCGGCGCGGGACTGCTTGCGCAGCGAAGGCACTGGGGCCTCACGCAGGAGCAGCTCGCCGAGAGGATCGGGGTCACACCTCGCTACCTGGCGGCGCTGGAGCGCGGCGAGCGGAACGTGACGCTCGACACCTTCGACGACTACGCGGGCCACCTGGGCGTAGACGCAGCGGGCCTGCTCGCGGGAGAGGTCAGGGAGGAGCTCCCTGCGGCGAGGCAGCGGCCTGCCGACGCGAACCCGAAGGGTCGGCGGAAGCCCAAGTAGTCGCAGCACTGCCGGAGCGCGGATTGTTCGCGTGCAGCGAGAGCTCGCGCGGCGGCGGCCGCAGTGCGTCGATCGCGCCTGCGGCGCGGCCCTCGGGAGGCAGGCGATCCCCACCACGGGAGGCTGCTCGGGCCGCGGGAGCGGCGGCGCATGGCGCGGCTGCAGCCCAGCCGCAGCGCACCGCGAAGACCCCCTCAGCCCTCGTGCGAGCCCGCTCTGGGAGGAGGGATCCCCGCCCAGGAGGAGCTCGGACAGGGGCTGTGACAGGCGCTTCGGGAGCCTACGAGGGCAAAACGTACCACTTAGAAATGCTTCGTGGTACGTTTTTTCGGCTTCGTGGTACGTTCTGGAGGCCTTCGTGGTACGTTTTTCCACTCTTTTTTACTGATTTATCAATAAATATAGAGAGAAACGTACCAGGAGTACCACAAAATGGTGAACCATATACACGCATACGCGCACGCACACACGCACATGTAAAGACTTCAGAAATGTTGGTACTCCTGGTACGTTTTGGATGAAACCCCTGGTCAGCGTGCAGTTTAGGGGCCGAGAACGTCGTTTTTTCGTGGAACGCTAAGTGGTACGTTTTGCTCGCGGCACCCCTCCTTGCGTGCCAGAAACGTGCTGTGACCAGGAGTTTTGCCGCTTGTTCCGCGAACGCGAAACGCACCTCGAACGAGCACCGCTTCGTGGTACGTTCCTGGTACGTTCCGGTCCCAACGGGTGCTCGCACAGGGTCGCGCCGGCAGTGGTTGTGAGCGCCGCGGACGGTGCCGCCGTGGCGCACCTGCGGCCTACCTCGACGTTGAGAGACCTCATTCAGATGCGGCGGCCGTCCAGCGAGGGCGCGGAGCACTGCGCGAGCACCTCTTCGGCGCTCATGCCACTCCCCTCCGTTCTGTTTCCCCTGCCCCCGCAGAACCGCGCACAGAGCTACGTTTCTGCTCGAATACGAGCAGAAAATGCGCCTTTCCACACTATGCCGGACGCGGCAAAACTCCAGTTCAGAGGCTAGTTATTGCGTGATATACGAGTGAATCTCTGATAGGCTTGGAGGAGGCACCCCCGGGCTTTAGGAGCTCGGATCAGGGACGACCTCCACGACACAACTCCTGACGCGACCTCATCCCATGTAGATGTCCGCTGCGCGTGCCGTATCTGATACGCGGCCCGCAGCAAGAAGCGAATAGGCGGTTGCTCTATGAGTACTTTGACCACCCGCGGCCATTCGGCCGCAAAGCAGAAGCCGGGGCGCAGGGCGCTCCGCAGGATCCTCACCGGCGTGATGGTCCTCGGCCTGGGCGGCGCAGGCCTCCCCGCCGCGGCGAACGCCGCGATCCCCGACACCAACTACCCGGGCATCTTCTCCGGCTGGGACACGGTCGGCCAGAACTACTGGAGCAACGGAGCTGTCGGACCTGACGCCCCCGCGAACGCGCCCGACGGAGGAAAGCTCCTCTCGAACACGAGCGGCACCGTCGTCGTCAGCGGCGACCTGAAGATCCCCGACGGGGCCGAGCCCGGCGACGAGATCGTCCTGAAGGCCGACACCGCGGACTACCGGGTGAAGGCGTTCAGCGGCCTGGAGATCAAGACGGCGGACGGCACGCTGGTCGCCACCGCCAAGGGAAGCAGCAGCAACGGCACCGTCACCTTCGTGCTCGCCGACAGCGTGCGGACCCTGCAGAACGTGACCGCGTCGTTCGAGTTCTCCCTGACGCCGCAGGCGACGGCCGAGAACCGCTACGGCCTGCCGGTCGACTTCGCGACCCCGAGCGGCGCCGAGCTCAGCACGGGCGACGCGTACAACGTCCTCCGCAACGCTCCGAACATGACCGGCGTGCTCGGCGGCGCGGGCATCCTCTCCCCCGACAACGAGCTGTACGTGCAGTACATTGCCCAGTACCGCGACGTCCGTGCCGGCAGCGAGGGCAAGCCCCTCGACCCCGCGAGCGTCAAGGTCGTCGTCCACCCGAAGACCCCGGGCATGACCCAGATCTGCGGGCCCGGCGCGTTCTCGATCCGCTGGCTCGACGAGAACGGCCTCGCTGTCCCGACGACCGAGGTCCGCGCGGACAGCGAGTGCCAGCCCGACGGGTCGGTCATCGCGACTCTCCCCGCCGGCACCGTGGTGCCGACCGACGGCGAGCTCATCCAGGGCGTCTCCATCCGCGTGAACTACGTGGTCGACCGCCCGAGCTTCGACTACGAGGCGGACTCCGAGATCCACGGCACCACTGTCGGCTCGCCGGTGCAGGACGGGACGCAGACGGGCGACAAGTCCGGCATCTTCAACCGAGTCGTGCGCTCCGCCGCCATCGGCGGGACCGGCGACGGCGAGATCCGCTCTGCAGCGGTGACGACCGAGAAGACCCGCGTCGGCACGGGGAAGGTGCTCGTCGGCGACACCGTCGAGTACCGGATCGCGGTGAAGAACACCGAGGAGTACCGCACCGCCTACGGCGTCGTCGTGACCGACGCGCTGCCGACCGGCCTCGGGTTCGTCTCGGCCTCCGACGGCGGGAAGCTCGCGAACGGCAAGGTGACCTGGCCCGCCCAGGACATCGCCCCGGGAGAGAGCCGCGTCGTGACCGTCAAGGCGAAGGTGCTCGACACCGTCGGCGACAGCTCGAAGAACGTCGCTGCGGTCACGGGCGAGAACATCTGCGAGACCGGCGATGCGCTCTCGAAGTGCGATGACGACGAGCTCGTCAACATCCTCAAGCCCGGAGCCGACCTCGACAAGCGCGTCGCCGATGTGGAGGACACCAACGCGAACGGCTTCGTCGGGGACGCCGGGGACACGATCCGCTACGAGTTCGAGGTGAAGAACACCGGCAACGGCCCCCTCGACTCCGCGAAGCTGGAGGACGAGCTCCTCGGGCTCGCCGACTACGAGGTGCTCGCCGACTCGCTGCCGAAGGGCGAGACCCGTCTCGCCGTCGAGCAGCAGGAGGGCGACTTCTCCTACGTCATCACCGAGGAGGACGGCCTCGCGGGCAGCGTGAAGAACGTCGCCACGCTCACCCCCGAGGACGCGCCGCCGACCACCGATGAGGTCGACGAGGACGCCTTCGCCCCGTCGTTCGAGTTCGAGAAGTCCGTGACGGGCGTCGAGGACACCAACGAGAACGGCATCGACGGCGACGCCGGCGACACGATCTCGTGGGGCTTCGAGGTCACCAACACCGGCAATTCTCCGATCGAGAGCGTGAAGCTCACCGACGAGATGCTCGGCATCGAGGGCCAGGAGTGCCTCGCGGAGGGCACCGTGCTCGCTCCCCACGCCGGCGACGGCGTTCCGGCCGACGAGAAGTCGACCGCGAGCTGCGAGGGCGAGTTCACGCACGTGATCACCGCAGCCGACGTCGAGGCAGGCAAGGTCGTGAACGTCGCGACCGCCACGAGCCCCGGCGCGGACGAGCAGGAGGACTCGACTGAGACCGACGTCCTGCCGTCCCCGAAGAAGCCGGACAACGGCGACCCGAAGGGCGCCGTCACCGGAGATCCGCTCGCATCGACCGGGGCCAAGGCCGGGCTGCTCGGCGGCATCGCCGCGCTGCTCACCGCGCTCGGCTTCGGGACCGCCGTGCTGCGCCGCAGGATGACGGCGGCCGACACCTCGGGCGACAGCACCGTCGCCTAGTTCGCGCACTGGAAGGGGCGGCCTCTAGGGCCGCCCCTTCCAGCATATCCGCCGAGCGCAGCGCGCAAAGCCACGGGCCGCCGCAGGCGGCCCCGGGAGACATGCCGACGGGCGGTCAGCGCTCGTCCCAGACACCGGGCGCGCGCAGCGCGCATCACCAAGGAGTGACCAATGAGCATCAACACCGGACCCGCACGGGTCCTCAAGGCGTGCACGGCGACCTGCCTCGCAGTGCTCCTCGCCGCGACCGCGATCCCGCAGGCGGCGCACGCCTCCCCGCCCGCGCCTCAGGCAGGGGTCGTCTTCACCACGCCCGCGGAAGGCCCCGACGAGGCGCTCGACCAGGGCATCGCCCTGGAGGACCAGCCCTCCGACGCGAGCGACGCAATCACGCCGCGGCAGCTGGGCGCACTCCTCGCGGCGGGCCCCCAGGCGCTCGCCGCCAAGGCGACCGCGCCGCCGTCGAAGCCCGACTACGCCTCTGCCGGCAGGCTCGCGGTCTCGCTGAGCTTCCCGCTCTACGGCACCGGCACCGCGTACGGGAAGAAGAGCCACCCGGACTCGTTCACCGGCGGAGGCTCGCTCGACCGCCCCCGCGTGCACAAGTCGTACCAGCAGGCACGCACCCGCGCGGTGGGCCTCACGAAGGGCACCGGCAACATCTCGATGCCCCGGGACGACCGCTATTGGGCGAACTGCAGCTCGTTCACGGCGACGGTCGTCAACAACACGCTGGACCCGTCGTTCCCGTCGAACCTCACCCTCAACCAGTGGCACTACGTCACCAAGCCGCAGAACGGGTGGAAGAAGATCGGCACGACCGCTGACTACCGTCCGCAGGACTACAAGGCGGGCGACATCTTCCTCACCCGTCCGTTCAAGCTCGCGAACGGCAAGGCCTCGGGCCACACGTTCATGTGGGTCGGCGACCACGGCGGCCTGAAGGAGGTCGTCGCCGAGGCGTCCTACGGCGGCGAGGGGTCGAAGACCGCGAGGATGCCCGCGCTTCACGTGAACGCCCTGAAGACCGAGAAGGACCGCACCGGACGCAGCTACGACGTCTGGCGCTTCGTCGGCAAGCCGGAGCCGACGGCGAAGACCGCCGTCGCAGGCACCATCGACTGGAACCGCGACGGAAGGGCAGACATCGTCTCAGCGCACAGCAGCGGCCTGCTCTACGTCTACCCGAGCAACGGCAAGGGCGGGTTCGCGGCGCGCAAGGTCATCGGCAACGGTGGCTGGCAGAACATGCGCATCGTGACCGTCGGCGACGTGGGCGGCGACGAGTACATGGACCTCGTCGCGATGGACAAGCGCGACGGGAAGCTGTACTTCTACCCAGGCAGGAGCAATGGTCTGTTCGGCTCGCGCACGCTGATCGGCACCGGCTTCAAGTCCATCCGCGATCTGGTGTCGCCCGGCGACATCAGCGGCGACGGCATCGCCGACCTGGTCGGAGTCGGCAAGGGAGACCATGCCCTCTACTCGTGGACCCTGAGCAAGAGCGGCAAGATCACGAGCAAGAAGAAGCACTACTCCGGCTGGAAGGGCTGGAGCCCGGTCGGAGGCAGCGACATCATCGGCAACGGCATGGCCGACCTCATCGTGAGGAGTCCCGGGGGCGCTCTGTACGCGTACCCGAGCAACCACCGGAACGTGGGCTTCCCCTCCGAGTCGCGCACGCTGATCGGCACCGGCGGCTGGTCGCCGTACCTGGTGAACAGCGTAGGCGACTTCTCCGGGGACGGCCGGGCCGACGTCATCGCCCGGGACAAGGCCGGGAGGCTCTGGCTGTACCCAGGAAAGGACGGCGGCTCGCTCGGCTCCCGTGTCCAGATCGGCACGGGCTGGAACAGCATGCAGCAGATCGGCTAGTCGAGCCAGCGTCAACAGGACAGAGAGATCCCCGCAGCACGATGCTGCGGGGATCTCTCTGTTCTCTCTCTGGTACTTCGCGCTGCGCTCACGCGGCCGGGAACCGTGACGCGAAGTCGCTGACATGCAGCCTCAGCATCGCCGCTATCTCGCTGTCGCCGTGCCCCGTCGCGCGGGCCTCGGCGACCACCGCCTTCCTGCACGCGTGCACCTGGGCCTGGACGGCCCCCAGGAGGCGCAGCAGGTCCTCGACGGACACAGACAGCAGCGACGCCCTCTCCGAGGCGGAGACGAGCTCCTGGAGCTCGGCCTGCTTGCGCCTCATGGAGAGCTCTTGAGACCGTGTGCCACGGTCGAGCAGGACGCTCATCGGACATCTCCTCTGTCAGAGGGAGAACCCGTAGTGGACAGCACAGTCTCCATCGCGCAGGCGCCGTGCTCGGGGCAGATCCTGATCCGGTGCACGCCGAGGTCCGGGAAGAACAGCAGCTCCCGGTGGCACAGGCGTGGCGGGTCGCAGTCGAGGCAGAAGCGCATCCACTTCTCGTCGCTGATCTCACGCGCGCTCATCAGCAGCTCCTGAAGACGTGGACGCCGGTGTCGGCATCGACGACGCTGTAGTCGAACCGCTGGTCTCGGGTCCAGCTGTCCCAGTCGAAGTAGGTCGCGATCTCCTCGGGCACGTCGCGCAGCAGTCCGACGTCGTCGGCGAGCTGGCGCGCGTAGTCGTCGAACGAGTCCCAGCGACCGCAGTAGCGTTCCTCGAAATCTGAGGTGCACGGCAGCTCGCCTGTGCCCTCTGCGACGTAGTCGCCTGAGGCGACCCACGCGTAGAGGGCATCTCGCTGGTGATCGTCGACCTCGTCGAAGACCCTGCCCCACTCGGCGGCCTCGTGGGGGCTCATCTCGCGGCGCACGGGGATGTTCTCGATGTCGAAGCACCAGAGCTCCTCATGGGAACTCTGGCGGCCGTGCACGTCGGCTGTGCTCACCTCAGCTGCGTCGGTGGCGTCGTGCCAGTCGCCGACGAGCCTGCCAGCGTTGTAGCAGGCCAGGCAGCCGATCCAGACGCGGGGTGTGATCGTCTCGGTGGCAGTGGTCATGGTGTCCTCCTCGTCAGGATGCTCGGATCGGGAGGCAGCACCGGCGGCAGGCAGTCGTGCTCTGTGAATCGACGCGGTTACGCCGCCTGGTGCTGCTCCCGGAAGAGATCCCGGCCCGGCGGGAGCCGGGCGAGACGAACATGCCCGGAGCGGAACGCCCTTCGCGCTCCTGCTCGTCAATCAGTAGGATCAGAGAGAGTCCGCGTTGCGCACGCGCAATAGCGGGCTCTTTCGTCTTGCCAGAAAGGGGTGCCGATGTCGCGCTTGTCGGACCTGCTGCGCACGCTGGAACAGCTCGATCCCAAGCTGGCGAAGGATCTCGACGACGAGATCCGTCCGCTCCAGAAGCGCCTGCCGTTCGGCCTGAACTTCGAGCGCCATGCGCCCGAGGCCGTCGAACTGGCGGGGCACCGCATCCGGAAGGGCAACAAGGTCCGCGTGCTCCCTCCCAGGGGTTCGACCGAGCGGGGCGATCAGCGCCTCTGGCATGTCGACTCGATCAGCGGCGGCATCGCCGAGGTGTCGACGCCGAACGGCGAGGAGCGAGAGGCGCAGTCTGTGCCGGTCGAGGACCTGGTCCTCGTAGCCGAGTTCCGCGACCGCATCTATCCGGGCCTCCGACCAGACGGCACTGTCGAGCGGGGTGGCGACAAGCCGTTCCACACGGTGATCAACGGCGAGAACTTCCATGTGCTTGAGCTGCTCACGTTCACGCACGAGCACTCCGTGGACGCGATCTACATCGACCCGCCGTACAACACGGGCTCCCGCGACTGGAAATACAACAACGACTACGTCGAGGGCGACGACCTCTACCGCCACTCGAAGTGGCTGGCGTTCATGGAGCGCCGTCTGAAGCTCGCGAAGCGACTGCTGAAGCCGGAGGACTCGGTCCTGATCGTCACGATCGACGAGAAGGAGTACCTACGGCTCGGGCTGTTGTTGGAGCAGACCTTCCCCGAGGCACGTATCCAGATGGTGTCAAGTGTCATCAAACCGGGCGGTGTGGCTCGTGACGGCTATTTCGCGCGTTCAACTGAATACCTGTTCGTTGTGATGCTGGGTGATGCAGCGCCGGTTCCACTCCCTTTGGCTGGCGACTGGGGGGCCAAGAAGGTGTCAACAAGCGACTCTTTGTACTGGAATACGCTTTGGCGCAGCGGGTCCAGTCCACAGCGCCAGGGCCACGCGGACACCTTCTATCCGATTTTTATCGGCATCGAATCGGGGCGAATTGAACGAATAGGTGACCCGATCGGAGAGACCGCTGATCGGAAAGACACGCCAGCCGATCCAGGGACAGTTGTGGTTTGGCCGATCAGGAACGACGGCTCCGAGGGACGATGGCAGCTTGGCGCTCCTGCTGCGCGCAAAGCTGCGTCGGAGGGATACGTGAAGGTTGGAAAGCTAAACGGCGAGAAGACTCGTCTCTACTATCTCGCCAGGGGTGAGCAGCGCCGGATTGTCGACGGCGTGATCACGATCATCGGTCGCCGTAAAGACGGGTCTGTGATCGGTTCGCTTCAAGGGGCTCGTGATTTTGTTCCGACGGATCAGTGGACCATGCAAAGCCATGACGCCACGCGCCATGGGTCTCAACTTCTCAACGGAATGCTGCAAGACCGTAAGTTCCCCTTCCCGAAGTCGCT
This DNA window, taken from Leucobacter tenebrionis, encodes the following:
- a CDS encoding helix-turn-helix domain-containing protein; the protein is MGESLRRRLGAGLLAQRRHWGLTQEQLAERIGVTPRYLAALERGERNVTLDTFDDYAGHLGVDAAGLLAGEVREELPAARQRPADANPKGRRKPK
- a CDS encoding DUF7507 domain-containing protein yields the protein MSTLTTRGHSAAKQKPGRRALRRILTGVMVLGLGGAGLPAAANAAIPDTNYPGIFSGWDTVGQNYWSNGAVGPDAPANAPDGGKLLSNTSGTVVVSGDLKIPDGAEPGDEIVLKADTADYRVKAFSGLEIKTADGTLVATAKGSSSNGTVTFVLADSVRTLQNVTASFEFSLTPQATAENRYGLPVDFATPSGAELSTGDAYNVLRNAPNMTGVLGGAGILSPDNELYVQYIAQYRDVRAGSEGKPLDPASVKVVVHPKTPGMTQICGPGAFSIRWLDENGLAVPTTEVRADSECQPDGSVIATLPAGTVVPTDGELIQGVSIRVNYVVDRPSFDYEADSEIHGTTVGSPVQDGTQTGDKSGIFNRVVRSAAIGGTGDGEIRSAAVTTEKTRVGTGKVLVGDTVEYRIAVKNTEEYRTAYGVVVTDALPTGLGFVSASDGGKLANGKVTWPAQDIAPGESRVVTVKAKVLDTVGDSSKNVAAVTGENICETGDALSKCDDDELVNILKPGADLDKRVADVEDTNANGFVGDAGDTIRYEFEVKNTGNGPLDSAKLEDELLGLADYEVLADSLPKGETRLAVEQQEGDFSYVITEEDGLAGSVKNVATLTPEDAPPTTDEVDEDAFAPSFEFEKSVTGVEDTNENGIDGDAGDTISWGFEVTNTGNSPIESVKLTDEMLGIEGQECLAEGTVLAPHAGDGVPADEKSTASCEGEFTHVITAADVEAGKVVNVATATSPGADEQEDSTETDVLPSPKKPDNGDPKGAVTGDPLASTGAKAGLLGGIAALLTALGFGTAVLRRRMTAADTSGDSTVA
- a CDS encoding FG-GAP repeat domain-containing protein; this translates as MSINTGPARVLKACTATCLAVLLAATAIPQAAHASPPAPQAGVVFTTPAEGPDEALDQGIALEDQPSDASDAITPRQLGALLAAGPQALAAKATAPPSKPDYASAGRLAVSLSFPLYGTGTAYGKKSHPDSFTGGGSLDRPRVHKSYQQARTRAVGLTKGTGNISMPRDDRYWANCSSFTATVVNNTLDPSFPSNLTLNQWHYVTKPQNGWKKIGTTADYRPQDYKAGDIFLTRPFKLANGKASGHTFMWVGDHGGLKEVVAEASYGGEGSKTARMPALHVNALKTEKDRTGRSYDVWRFVGKPEPTAKTAVAGTIDWNRDGRADIVSAHSSGLLYVYPSNGKGGFAARKVIGNGGWQNMRIVTVGDVGGDEYMDLVAMDKRDGKLYFYPGRSNGLFGSRTLIGTGFKSIRDLVSPGDISGDGIADLVGVGKGDHALYSWTLSKSGKITSKKKHYSGWKGWSPVGGSDIIGNGMADLIVRSPGGALYAYPSNHRNVGFPSESRTLIGTGGWSPYLVNSVGDFSGDGRADVIARDKAGRLWLYPGKDGGSLGSRVQIGTGWNSMQQIG
- a CDS encoding antirestriction protein ArdA; amino-acid sequence: MTTATETITPRVWIGCLACYNAGRLVGDWHDATDAAEVSTADVHGRQSSHEELWCFDIENIPVRREMSPHEAAEWGRVFDEVDDHQRDALYAWVASGDYVAEGTGELPCTSDFEERYCGRWDSFDDYARQLADDVGLLRDVPEEIATYFDWDSWTRDQRFDYSVVDADTGVHVFRSC
- a CDS encoding site-specific DNA-methyltransferase gives rise to the protein MSRLSDLLRTLEQLDPKLAKDLDDEIRPLQKRLPFGLNFERHAPEAVELAGHRIRKGNKVRVLPPRGSTERGDQRLWHVDSISGGIAEVSTPNGEEREAQSVPVEDLVLVAEFRDRIYPGLRPDGTVERGGDKPFHTVINGENFHVLELLTFTHEHSVDAIYIDPPYNTGSRDWKYNNDYVEGDDLYRHSKWLAFMERRLKLAKRLLKPEDSVLIVTIDEKEYLRLGLLLEQTFPEARIQMVSSVIKPGGVARDGYFARSTEYLFVVMLGDAAPVPLPLAGDWGAKKVSTSDSLYWNTLWRSGSSPQRQGHADTFYPIFIGIESGRIERIGDPIGETADRKDTPADPGTVVVWPIRNDGSEGRWQLGAPAARKAASEGYVKVGKLNGEKTRLYYLARGEQRRIVDGVITIIGRRKDGSVIGSLQGARDFVPTDQWTMQSHDATRHGSQLLNGMLQDRKFPFPKSLYAVEDILRFFVKRKPGAVVLDFFSGSGTTAHAVMRLNKQDDGRRQCISVTNNEVSADEQTKLRKQGLRPGDAEWEQWGICDYITKPRIRAAITGETPDGEPIKGDYKFVDEFPMADGFEENAAFFTLSYESPWMVEADKAFAAIAPMLWLRAGATGERIDSIEGGWAVADSYGILKDLDLASDFIAELQRREGIRIAYVVTDDDGRYQQVASEIPGIETVRLYEDYLRNCESTGDI